The window TCGCGATATCCAGGACCCGTCTGCGGCCGTGACGCGTCCCTCTCGAGTCCGAACCCGACCGCTCGATGCGAGCCGTGCACTGACGTCGGCCGCCGACTCGGATAGTTTCTTGCCAACGCCCCGTTCGAACACAGCTACTGGTGTTCGAATTTAAATAGGATGGGCAGGGAAATGGGGGCGATGGTCTTACACTTCAAGGAAGCAACGAGCGTGTACAGGAAGACGCTCCCGTACGTCCTCCTGCAGTTCGGTATCGGTGTCGTGTTTGCACTCTTCGGGATCGTTTACCTCAGCCTCGTCGCGTGGCTGGGCGCCAGATTCCTGTGGGGCGACGGCGGCACGAGTCTGCTCATCGTTGCGCTGGTGATGCTGATCGCGCTGGCGTCTTTCGCGTACGTGTGGCGACTGATACAGAAGTACGCCCTCTACATGGTCAAGACCGGCCACATCGCCGTCATCGCACACATCGTCACGGAGGACGAAGTGCCGGAAAACCAGATCAAGTACGGGATGACGCAGGTCGGCGAGTACTTCAAATCCGCCAGCGGCCTGTGGGTCGCCAGCGAAGTGATCGACGCGGTGCTCAAACAGTTCAACAGGGCGGTCGCACGGCTCGAGAAGATGATTCCGGTCCCGATCCCCCAGCAGTTACAGACGCTGGTAACGATCGTCCAGAAGTCGATCGTTCTGGCGGTCCGCTACCTCGACAACGCGATCATCGCGTACATGTTCGTCGACCGTGACGAGAATCGCTGGAAATCGGCCCGCGACGGACTCGTCCTGTATGCCAAGACCTGGAAGATGGTGCTCGGTTCGACGCTGGTGATCGTCGTGGGGATGTACATCCTCTCGTTCGTCCTCCTGTCGCTGCTCGCGCCGGTCTCCGTCGCACTCGACTTCCTCCCGACCTCGCTCGAGATGATCTCGTGGCTGCTGGTCGGCGGGATGGTCGCCGTCGTCCACACCGGCGTCGTCAAGCCGTGGGTGAAGACGGTCGTCATCACGACCTTCCTCATCGAGCAGCGCGACGAGACGCCCGACAGCGAGACGATGGTCTGGATCGCCGAGCGCTCCGAGAAGTTCCGCGAAGTGGTGACGAAAGCCGAAAACAACGACCCGCTCGGCGACGAGCAGTCGGAGACCGGCGGCCGGACCGAGGTTCCCGAACCGACCAGCTAACGTCCCGGTCGAGCCGTCGAAATCGAATCGGCTCGAGGTCCCCAAGCTCCCTCCGTCACCAGTCTTACTCGGCGGTCACCAATCGGCACACTCGCGAACGCGCTCGAGCGCGGCGCGCTCCCGTGGACCGCCGGCGCGCTCGACGACCGATTCGCAGTACGCGAGCCGCTCGCGGAGCTGATCGTCGTCGTAGCCGACTACGCCGAGCCGGGAAGCGGCGACGGTAGCCTCGACGACGGCGCCGAACCCGCGGTTAATCGTCGGCACCGTCTCGCGCTCGATCGCGGACTCGAGCGGGCGGAGACGCCACGCCACCCACTCAGTTCCGTTCTCGGTTCCGCGGTCGATCGACTCGACGGCGACCCGCGTCCAGGCGGCCGCCGACTCGAGGACCGGCGCTTCGTGTTCGGAGATCGAGAGCGCGGCGTCGACGAAGGTGACGGGGTCGTCGACAAACTGGACGTAACCCTCGCCCTGGCGGCGGAAGTTGCGGCGGGTGCGGGTGTTGCCCCACGTTTTGGCGGTCGCCGTCGGCGGCTTCGAGGCCGCCCCGGAGTCGCTGTCACCGTCCTCGTCGCCGGTGAATACGCCGAGTGCGGCGGCGTTCCACAGGCCGTTGGGTCCGAGCGTCGTCACGACGGTTTCGGTGACGCCGGTGAGGTCGACGGGCCACCCCCCGGCTCCGTCTGCAGCGGCTCCGGCTCGCTCGTCGGGTCCGTTGCCGCTCATAGCTCGAGCACCCCGCGCTCGAGCGCGATGAACAGTCCGGCCGCAGTAATGTCGGCCGTCGTTCCGGG is drawn from Halopiger aswanensis and contains these coding sequences:
- a CDS encoding DUF447 domain-containing protein — translated: MSGNGPDERAGAAADGAGGWPVDLTGVTETVVTTLGPNGLWNAAALGVFTGDEDGDSDSGAASKPPTATAKTWGNTRTRRNFRRQGEGYVQFVDDPVTFVDAALSISEHEAPVLESAAAWTRVAVESIDRGTENGTEWVAWRLRPLESAIERETVPTINRGFGAVVEATVAASRLGVVGYDDDQLRERLAYCESVVERAGGPRERAALERVRECADW